One Lutra lutra chromosome 7, mLutLut1.2, whole genome shotgun sequence DNA window includes the following coding sequences:
- the LOC125105327 gene encoding ribonuclease pancreatic: MAQERFFILFPLLVLVLLVLGCVQVSLAKESRAEKFQRQHMDPDTSTITASYCNQMMKRRNMTVGRCKPVNTFIHEPLPDVQAVCFQGNIPCKNGQPNCHQSSSKMHITDCRLKKGSKYPKCDYQTQQLQKSIIVACEGNPYVPVHFDGSV; this comes from the coding sequence ATGGCTCAGGAGAGGTTCTTCATCCTGTTCCCACTACTGGTCCTGGTGCTGCTGGTGCTGGGCTGTGTCCAGGTTTCTCTGGCCAAGGAGTCTCGGGCCGAGAAGTTCCAGCGGCAGCACATGGACCCAGACACCTCCACCATCACTGCCAGCTACTGCAACCAAATGATGAAGCGCCGGAATATGACGGTTGGACGGTGCAAGCCAGTGAACACGTTTATCCACGAGCCTCTGCCAGATGTCCAGGCTGTCTGCTTCCAGGGAAACATCCCTTGCAAGAACGGGCAGCCCAACTGCCACCAAAGCAGCTCCAAAATGCACATCACCGACTGCCGCCTGAAGAAAGGCTCCAAATACCCCAAATGTGACTACCAGACCCAGCAGCTACAGAAATCCATCATCGTGGCCTGTGAAGGGAACCCATACGTGCCAGTCCACTTTGACGGTTCTGTGTAG